The Candidatus Omnitrophota bacterium genome includes the window AGCACAAGAAAGACGTGGTCGTGCTGCTGGATAGTATCACGCGCTTGGCCCGGGCCTACAATACCGTCGAGCCCCACAGCGGCCGCGTCTTGACCGGCGGCCTTGACGCCAATGCGCTGCATAAGCCGAAACGGTTCTTCGGATCGGCGCGCGGCACCGAGGAGGGCGGGAGCCTCACCATTATCGGGACCTGCATCATCGACACCGGTTCCCGGATGGATGAGGTGATCTTCGAAGAGTTTAAGGGCACGGGCAATATGGAGCTGACGCTGGACCGCAACTTGTTCCAGCGGCGGATCTATCCGGCGATCGACATCCGGCGCTCGAACACCCGCCGGGAGGAGCTCTTGATTCCCAACGACGAATTGCAGAAAATCTGGGTGCTGCGCAAGGTGCTCAATGAAATGGATCCGGTGCAGTCGATGGAGCTCTTGATTGATCGTCTGTCCAAGACGAAATCGAATCAAGAGTTTCTCGCCACCATGGCCAAAAAATCATAACGAGAAGGAGTAAAACATGAAGGATGGAATTCATCCGGAATATGTGGAGTGCACGATCACGTGCACCTGCGGGGCGGTCTACCGCACGCGGTCGACGAAGCCGAGCATCCACGTCGAAATCTGCGCTGGCTGCCATCCCTTTTTCACCGGCACGCAAAAACTCGTCGATACCGCAGGGCGCGTGGAGAAGTTCAAGCGGAAATACACGAAGAACACTGCCGGCAAGTAACCCACCCCACTGAGCCCATTCGGTAGATGCAGATTCCTCGACCACAACTGTTGGCTCACCTCGAAGGATTGGCGCGCCGCTATGCGGAGTTCGAGCATCAGGCGGCGGATTTTTCGATGCACCAACAGGATCCGCAGCAGTATCAGCACATCGCCCGGGAGCTCTCGGACTTGCGCGAGATCGTCAGCGCGTACCGCACCTTCCGGTCTGTTGAGCGCGAGGCGGCCGAGGCGGAGTCGATGTTCCACGCCCAAGGCGATCTGGAGTTGCGAGAGATGGCCAAAGAGGAAGCCGCCCTCCTGCGCCAGCAAGAACTCCGGCTGCTGGAGCAACTGGAGCGGCTGTGGGT containing:
- the rpmE gene encoding 50S ribosomal protein L31 produces the protein MKDGIHPEYVECTITCTCGAVYRTRSTKPSIHVEICAGCHPFFTGTQKLVDTAGRVEKFKRKYTKNTAGK